TCCACACAGCTTAATGTCGGGGATACCTTGACCAGATAAGGGGCGTCATTGAATCCGATTATCCCCACTTCTTCCGGAACGCGCAGACCCTTCAGCTGACAGAACTTCAAAACGCTAAGCGACATGACGCTGTCCATCGTGATGACGCTGTCAACGACGACGCCTTCATCAAGCAGGCGCTGCAGCGCATCCATGATATCCTCTTCTTCCGGTCCCGCCTGCACGATACGCTTGGGGCTCGCGTCCAGTCCGCCTTGCTGTACTGCTTGGCTATAACCGGATATTCTCGCCGCGAAAACATCCAACTGCGTGTCCTGCGTCAATACAACGAGATTCCGGAATCCGGTGTCAATCAGATGCCGAGCGGCCATATATCCGTCCCGCATATTATCGTTATGGACGGAGAATACGTCATGGCGGAACGTGCGGCCGATAATGACGAACGGAATATGCTCTTCATGAAAGGTTCGCAGTAGCCGATCCTTGTCAGCCGACAAAATCCCGGTCAAGATAAACCCATCGACCTTGTTTTGCTTGTACAGCTGCAAGCATTTCTCGATCTGCTGATCGACGTTGTGGAACACCGCCAGCTGCAAGTCCATGCCATGCTGCTCAACAGCGCTCGATACCCCGTACAGCACGCTGTCGAAGAACGGGTTACCGAAGATATGCGTCGAGTTTCGGGCGATGGTCAAGCAAATGGTCCTGTTGCTGGCGATGAGAGGCTTGGCGCCTCCGGTGCGAACATAGTTCGTCTTCCGAATCGCCATCTGAACTCTTGCACGGACATCTTCCGAGGTATTGCCTTTATTCGATAACACTCTTGATACGGTTGCTGGAGATACGCCAGCCAATTTTGCTACATCCTTGATGTTGGCCACGAAATCCCCCCTGATACCTCGTGAAACATTAATTGAAACAAATGAAACACGATTCATTCATATTAAACCATACTTCTCTCGGTTTGAAAAGATAAAATGTCGTTTTTGGCTTAAATTCTTTTATTCCATGAAAAACAAAGGTTTTTACTTGTTATTTTTATGAAACAATCACAATTTTGTTTCATTGTTTCATTTATAATGAAACAAAATCACCTCCTGTGCAAAATGACAGTGAGGTGATTTCATCGTTTCATATCGAACTGGGTGAATATCTGCATTCTTCTCAATTGGTTTATTCCGTCTTTCTTGAATCCTTCCCGTCTTTGGTTACCCGAAGGATGGCAAGGGCTCCTTTCTGTGCGTCTTTAAACTGATGGCTAACTATGGGATAGTCACCCTCCTCCTTAACCGTAAACTCAACCACCGCTCCGCCGCTTGCCGGCAGCATAACCGTTTGCATGCCGTATAAAACATTTTGAGGATTGCCGTCCAAGTATACTCGGTCCATCACAGTGCCAACGATGTGAAAAGAGCTCACCTGGTTCGGTCCCGCATTATTGATGTATAACCTTACCTTGTCCCCGGTCTTTGCGAGAAACGGATGTTCCTTAAGCCCATAGTCATTACCGTTAAAAACAACATAGGCAGGCTCCTCATGCAGGGAGCTGTTATATACGTCACCTGAATAAAACTCGCTCTGCACAATCGTATATTCCCGGTCGATCTCCGAGTCCGTCGGATAACCGTCCTTGGGTTCGACAATGATCATCCCATACATTCCGTTGGCGATATGAAGCAGAACCGGCTTCGTCCCACAGTGGTACATAAATACGCCGGGGGTGCTGGCCTTATATTCAAACGTGCCCTCCTCACCCGGGTGAATGTCGATAAACTTTTCCGACGGGGATGCATGCACAGCGTGAAAATCCATGGAATGCGGCGTATCCGGATCGAGATTCCGAAGTGTGAAGTGAATCGTATCACCCTCTTTTACTCGCAGTACCGGACCAGGAACTGTTCCGTTAAATGTCCAGGCGTTATAGGTAACCCCTTTTGATATTTCAATGTTGGTTACTTGCGCCGTCATCTCAATAAAAACATCGGTTCCTTCCCGGTGAACAACCGGCTCAACCGGAGCCTGATTCAATGGCGTATCGGCTAGCTCAGCTGTTTTATCCATTTTCGCTTCGGTCCAAGCCAATATAACGGCAGAACACATCGATAGAAGGATGATAATGGCAGCCGCCCGTTTGAAAGTTAACATGCCCGTTCATCCTTTCTTTCAAAAGATTAATATCCCAATTCCGCTTTCGCTTCATCCGACATCATTTCGGGAGTCCACTGCGGCTCCCAGACGACCTGAACATGAACGTCTGCGACATTAGGCAGGTCACTTAGCGCGCTTTTCACACCCGATACGATCATGTCATGCATGGGACATCCGGGAGTGGTCAGGGTCATAGCCACGTAAACCTCCTCTTGAACGTCGCGAACCTCATAAACAAGACCCAGATCAACGATATTGATCCCCAGCTCAGGGTCGTACACCTCGCGCAAACGGTTCACAATACGCTCCATTCGCTCCGCATCGCTATATATCGTTAGCATATAAACCACCCCTTATCTTTTGTTTAAATTTTATCTGTGCCAATAACTTATCTCGTGAAAACATATCCGATCCGGATCATGTAGATGACAGCTGCAACCGAGAGCGCCATGCCGGAAATCATGATCATAACCGAATTGTTTGTGCCCAAACCGGCCAATAATCCGCCCATGCAGAGCACGACTGACGACAAGCCGATATGGACGGGTCTTTCGGGCAGCAGCTGGGCCATGGTCGGCACCTTTGCTTTTCCCGCTTTGGGTCCATACTTGTAGGTCCACCAGAGAAAAGGAACGATTTTCGAAAGATATCCCATAATGGTGACCGCTACCCAGCCATATAAATAGGACCAGAGCATAAACACAATGAACGAGGTTTGATGAGCCAGCTCAGCGTTATACAGGACGGCTGCCGTCCCCATAATGACAAGTGCCAGCAGCATTCTGGCCGACCATGCCGTCCATTCAATGCCTGCACCGGCTGATTTTTTATGCTTGTGTTTCATGATTTGCCCAATGTGGACATTGTACAGGGACAAAGCGACGATCAGGACAATGAAAGCAGCCGCATTAAAGATGACTTTGCTGCTTAAGAATCCGTAACAACCCAGCCATACAGCGGCATTCCAGAAGACCAGCACCCACTTTTGCAAAGATACCGGATACTGGTGTGCCAAATAAAACATAGGAAGCAATTTATAGCTGAAGCCCGTAACCAATAAGCCGAACCAGCCTATGGTGCCAAGCCAAATATGAGCCCCAAGCAGCTTCATGTGGTAGATGCCCAGGAAATTGAATTTAAAATCCATCCCCATCAGCATTCCGGTTAAGGCGGCAAGGCATAAATAAATGATCGCGCACGCCGTGCTGATCGTTATCGGGTTCCATTGCTTCGCTTTTAACAGCGTAGCACCTATATTCCAGGCAAAAAGAAGAATGCCGGCAAAAGCCAGAGTTGCAAATGCCGCAATCCATTTGGCGTTAAAATGATCAAATCCGGCAAGAAGCCCCAATGTGCCTGTCGCAAACAGACCGTAATGGATATAGCCTAATCTTTTGCTGTGCAGCTCTGTCTGCAAAACTACGTTGATCAGCTGATAGACAGCCCCCATGGCCATCATGGTTGCCCATCCCAGGACGAGCAGGTGAATATGAAACCACCCGTCCGGGGATCTGGGTTCGCTGTGGACCCATCCGGCAAAATCGGCGAATGTAAGAAAATGAAAAAGCACGAAACTGATCATGCCCGTAATTATAAATGTAAACGGCAATCGAAACATAAATTTCACCCCATCACGTTTTGTGAATGGTCACCACGGCCGTCCCGTCGGGCTGCTCCTCAATCTCATAAGCATATCCGAGCGACTGCAGCTCTTCGATCAGGAACATGGGTACACGGTCATTGTGAATTTTAACCGTATCCCCAGGCTTCGCTTTCTCCAGTTGCTTGAGCGTCCGTATCATCGGTGTCGGCGGCTCAAGACCGCGGTTATCCAAAAAGTAAACCTCTACCTGTCCGTTTATGGTCGGATCGGAATGCTCCATTTGCGAAGCCGTTTCTTGAATTCCGCCTGCTTCCTCCAGATTTGAACTCTTATGGACAAAGGTTGCAATCCAATGATCCTTTTCTACTTTTTGGGCCGTGTGCCGGTATCCTTTTCTCTTCATCAACATCAGAAGCGGTGTCGGTTTAAAAGTAACATGCAACACGAATGTATCGTTTTTATTCAAGGATTTTACGGTATCCATAATGATTTGCAACGGTTCAATTTTGTTTTTTAAATGCGGGCGCACGTCCAATTCAATCGTTCTCGGATTATCCATACTGTTCCCTCCATGAGAATGCTTATCATTTACTAACCTCATTGTAGATTTGAATGAATTCAAGCCTTGTGATTTGAGTCACATAGATATGGTTTAAAATTTAATTTTATTTTTCATGTTTTTTCGGCTAAAAAAACACTTCGGTCATTTACGCAGTTAAGCGTAATGACCGAAGTGTCGGCGGCTCTGATCATCTTCGAATTGCTAAGAATTTACGTAACGTTCGCGCTTGATGTTTTGGTCTCGTAATGA
Above is a window of Paenibacillus uliginis N3/975 DNA encoding:
- a CDS encoding multicopper oxidase domain-containing protein is translated as MLTFKRAAAIIILLSMCSAVILAWTEAKMDKTAELADTPLNQAPVEPVVHREGTDVFIEMTAQVTNIEISKGVTYNAWTFNGTVPGPVLRVKEGDTIHFTLRNLDPDTPHSMDFHAVHASPSEKFIDIHPGEEGTFEYKASTPGVFMYHCGTKPVLLHIANGMYGMIIVEPKDGYPTDSEIDREYTIVQSEFYSGDVYNSSLHEEPAYVVFNGNDYGLKEHPFLAKTGDKVRLYINNAGPNQVSSFHIVGTVMDRVYLDGNPQNVLYGMQTVMLPASGGAVVEFTVKEEGDYPIVSHQFKDAQKGALAILRVTKDGKDSRKTE
- a CDS encoding metal-sulfur cluster assembly factor — protein: MLTIYSDAERMERIVNRLREVYDPELGINIVDLGLVYEVRDVQEEVYVAMTLTTPGCPMHDMIVSGVKSALSDLPNVADVHVQVVWEPQWTPEMMSDEAKAELGY
- a CDS encoding DUF2249 domain-containing protein is translated as MDNPRTIELDVRPHLKNKIEPLQIIMDTVKSLNKNDTFVLHVTFKPTPLLMLMKRKGYRHTAQKVEKDHWIATFVHKSSNLEEAGGIQETASQMEHSDPTINGQVEVYFLDNRGLEPPTPMIRTLKQLEKAKPGDTVKIHNDRVPMFLIEELQSLGYAYEIEEQPDGTAVVTIHKT
- a CDS encoding LacI family DNA-binding transcriptional regulator → MANIKDVAKLAGVSPATVSRVLSNKGNTSEDVRARVQMAIRKTNYVRTGGAKPLIASNRTICLTIARNSTHIFGNPFFDSVLYGVSSAVEQHGMDLQLAVFHNVDQQIEKCLQLYKQNKVDGFILTGILSADKDRLLRTFHEEHIPFVIIGRTFRHDVFSVHNDNMRDGYMAARHLIDTGFRNLVVLTQDTQLDVFAARISGYSQAVQQGGLDASPKRIVQAGPEEEDIMDALQRLLDEGVVVDSVITMDSVMSLSVLKFCQLKGLRVPEEVGIIGFNDAPYLVKVSPTLSCVEMNGANLGAEAFHLLNEIMNEPQTMSLKKNVTLPSKLMIRQSTARTSLQVR